One Setaria viridis chromosome 5, Setaria_viridis_v4.0, whole genome shotgun sequence genomic region harbors:
- the LOC117856268 gene encoding pollen-specific leucine-rich repeat extensin-like protein 2 produces MDTLHLPTLLAAALLFSSSLALTFDEEATTARRQELSFEHNHHPTDHVHIDIDIDIKIQNPRLLTAHKALHALKDALYSDPNNFTGDWVGPDVCAYNGVFCVPSLHNASESAVATLDMNAADVAGYLPKEIGLLKDLAVLHLNSNRFCGVIPEEIRDMAELYEFDASNNRFVGPFPAALLDVPKLSYLDIRFNDFDGPIPPELFQRPYDAIFLNNNRFTSGIPETIGKSKATVIVLANNELGGCIPRSIGEALETLEQFVFTNNSLTGCLPVEAAHLMNAAVFDVSGNALTGSIPPALAGLYKVEQLDLSSNMFTGDVPGGVCQLPGLANLSVSYNFLTREAAECGALDGNMGRSFHDEANCMGQSRPMQRTADECQPVVSNPVDCTKVEPCGWPNWPPVEPAPKPAQHPPPPLPPVASPPPPMPSPPPPTASPPPPVFSPPPPTASPPPPPPVYPPPPPIASPSPPLVVVPPVRGTKYQSPPPPLFPGY; encoded by the coding sequence ATGGACACCCTCCATCTCCCGACGCTCCTCGCTGCCGCCCTTCTCTTCTCCTCATCCTTGGCGCTGACCTTCGACGAGGAGGCCACCACTGCCCGTCGCCAGGAGCTCTCCTTCGAGCACAACCACCACCCGACCGACCACGTGCACATCGACATCGACATCGACATCAAGATCCAAAACCCGCGCCTCCTCACGGCGCACAAGGCGCTGCATGCGCTCAAGGACGCGCTCTACTCCGACCCGAACAACTTCACCGGCGACTGGGTCGGCCCCGACGTGTGCGCCTACAACGGCGTGTTCTGCGTCCCGTCGCTGCACAACGCATCGGAGAGCGCCGTCGCGACGCTCGACATGAACGCCGCCGACGTCGCGGGATACCTTCCCAAGGAGATCGGGCTCCTCAAGGACCTCGCCGTGCTCCACCTCAACTCCAACCGGTTCTGCGGGGTCATCCCGGAGGAAATCAGGGACATGGCTGAGCTCTACGAGTTCGACGCAAGCAACAACCGCTTCGTCGGGCCGTTCCCCGCGGCGTTGCTCGACGTCCCCAAGCTCAGCTACCTCGACATCCGGTTCAACGACTTCGACGGCCCGATCCCGCCGGAGCTCTTCCAGAGGCCCTACGACGCCATCTTCCTGAACAACAACCGGTTCACCTCCGGCATCCCTGAGACCATTGGCAAGTCGAAGGCGACGGTGATCGTCCTCGCCAACAACGAGCTCGGCGGGTGCATCCCCCGTAGCATCGGCGAGGCCCTGGAGACGCTCGAGCAATTCGTTTTCACCAACAACAGCCTCACCGGCTGCCTGCCGGTCGAGGCGGCGCACCTGATGAATGCGGCCGTGTTCGACGTCAGCGGCAACGCGCTCACGGGCTCGATCCCGCCGGCGCTGGCCGGGCTCTACAAGGTCGAGCAGCTGGACCTGTCGAGCAACATGTTCACCGGGGATGTGCCTGGGGGCGTCTGCCAGCTGCCGGGGTTGGCGAACCTGTCGGTCTCGTACAACTTCTTGACGCGCGAGGCCGCCGAGTGCGGCGCGCTGGACGGGAACATGGGCAGGTCCTTCCATGACGAGGCAAACTGCATGGGGCAGTCGAGGCCCATGCAGAGGACCGCAGATGAGTGCCAGCCGGTCGTGAGCAACCCTGTGGACTGCACCAAGGTCGAACCGTGTGGGTGGCCAAACTGGCCACCGGTGGAGCCGGCGCCTAAACCTGCACAgcatccgccaccgccgctgccgccagtgGCATCCCCGCCACCACCTATGccgtctccgccaccgccaacagcatctcctccaccgccggttttctctccaccgccgccaacagcatcaccgccgccgccgccaccagtttaccctccgccaccgccgatagCATCACCGTCGCCACCACTGGTTGTTGTGCCACCCGTACGAGGAACGAAATACCagtcaccaccgccaccgctttTCCCAGGCTACTAA
- the LOC117854575 gene encoding rapid alkalinization factor produces the protein MAGSTRALLIPLLLLLALAALARAGEVPAASALGWELGVVGAAEDEEFGFPDGDSVARRVLQNQNNGYISYGALRRDNVPCSVRGASYYNCRPGAQANPYSRGCNAITRCRG, from the coding sequence atggcGGGATCGACGCGCGCGCTCCTGATCCCGCTCCTCCTGCTGTTGGCGCTGGCGGCGCTGGCCCGCGCGGGCGAGgtgccggcggcgtcggccctCGGGTGGGAGCTCGGGGTggtgggcgcggcggaggacgaggagTTCGGCTTCCCCGACGGCGACTCCGTGGCGCGCCGGGTGCTGCAGAACCAGAACAACGGGTACATAAGCTACGGCGCGCTGCGGAGGGACAACGTGCCCTGCTCCGTGCGGGGCGCGTCCTACTACAACTGCCGCCCCGGCGCCCAGGCCAACCCCTACTCGCGCGGCTGCAACGCCATCACCCGCTGCCGCGGCTGA
- the LOC117858638 gene encoding protein LOW PSII ACCUMULATION 1, chloroplastic, with translation MAAATAGVATALRPHITFLSGGSVPIPSTTLQILPYVSPLPFRRRGRIVLVSSASSSPSSPPSPEDAVAEAVPVPTAESCVNLGLELFSKGRVREALEQFENALELNPTPIEAQAALYNKACCHAYREESKKAAECLRTALRDYNLKFGTILNDPDLAPFRASPEFKELQEEALRGGEDIGSGFRRDLKLISEVQAPFRGVRRFFYVALTAAAGISTFFTIPRLILAVQGGDGAPDLLETAGNAAINIGGIVVLVALYFWENKKEEKQITQISRNETLSRLPVRLSTNRIIELVQLRDITRPVILAGSKESVTRAMQRAERYRTELLKRGVLLIPVIFGASQKDQTRPRGFGTRRAAASIPSVGGDFEKRTESIAAKSRLKAEVRFKADIVSPEQWESWIRDQQESEGVTPGEDVYIILRLDGRVRRSGIGMPNWNDILQELPRLEDLMSKLER, from the exons ATGGCGGCCGCCACAGCAGGCGTGGCCACAGCTCTCCGGCCCCATATCACCTTCCTCTCCGGCGGCAGCGTCCCAATCCCCAGCACAACCCTTCAAATCCTGCCCTATGTTTCCCCCCTTCCCTttcgccgccgtggccgcatCGTACTCGTCTCCAGCGCCTCGTCGTCCCCGtcttccccgccgtcgccggaggacGCGGTGGCCGAGGCGGTTCCGGTGCCTACGGCGGAGTCCTGCGTCAACCTCGGCCTCGAGCTCTTCTCCAAGGGCAGG GTGAGGGAGGCCCTTGAACAATTTGAGAATGCCTTGGAGCTGAATCCAACACCTATTGAAGCCCAGGCAGCGCTGTATAACAAAGCATGCTGCCATGCGTATAG AGAAGAAAGCAAAAAAGCTGCAGAATGTTTAAGGACAGCTTTGCGAGACTACAATCTCAAATTTGGTACCATACTTAATGATCCAGACTTGGCGCCATTCAGAGCATCACCAGAATTTAAGGAACTTCAAGAAGAG GCTTTGCGTGGTGGAGAAGATATTGGTTCTGGGTTCCGAAGAGACCTGAAACTCATTAGTGAAGTACAAGCACCATTTCGTGGTGTCCGAAGATTCTTCTATGTAGCTTTAACAGCAGCAGCTGGAATTTCAACATTCTTTACTATTCCCCGACTTATACTAGCAGTTCAAGGAGGTGATGGTGCTCCTGATCTTCTGGAAACTGCTGGGAATGCTGCCATCAATATTGGAG GTATTGTTGTGCTGGTGGCTTTGTATTTCTGGGAAaacaagaaagaagagaagcaAATCACACAAATTTCTCGTAATGAAACGCTTTCAAGATTACCTGTGCGCCTGTCAACCAATCGCATTATTGAGCTTGTTCAGCTCCGGGACATTACTAGGCCA GTTATATTGGCAGGTTCAAAAGAATCTGTTACTCGGGCAATGCAAAGAGCTGAGAGGTATCGGACGGAACTGCTCAAACGAGGTGTTCTTCTAATTCCTGTGATCTTTGGTGCTTCTCAGAAAGACCAAACCAGACCAAGGGGTTTTGGAACGAGAAGAGCTGCAGCATCAATTCCTTCAGTTGGG GGTGACTTTGAAAAGCGTACTGAATCTATTGCGGCAAAGTCACGTTTGAAAGCTGAGGTTCGATTTAAGGCTGATATTGTCTCACCTGAACAATGGGAAAG TTGGATACGTGACCAGCAAGAATCTGAAGGTGTCACTCCTGGTGAAGATGTGTACATAATTCTTCGTCTGGATGGCCGTGTCAGAAGATCTGGAATA GGTATGCCAAACTGGAACGACATATTGCAGGAACTGCCACGACTTGAAGATCTGATGAGCAAACTTGAAAGGTGA